The sequence below is a genomic window from Mycobacteroides abscessus ATCC 19977.
CCGAAGCGGCGGGAGGCGCACACAGCACGCAGGCCAGCACAAGCACGGCGAACAGAATGTATCGAGGCCGTGCCGCAGCCCGTCGCGTCGTCGGGTTCATAGCCTGATGCCTTTCGCAGGGCCAGCTCTTACGAACTCGGCTGGTGGACTTCATCTCTGCAGATCGGTACAGGTCACATCCTCACACATATGGCACCGTGTCAGTGCGATACCCAGCCCTCCGACAGTCATGGTCGTGGGTCTTGGAACCGAACTCCTGTCTCGATTCCAAGACCCGACCGCGGCGCGCGCAGATTCAGGGATTCAAGTTCACCGTATGTGTATTGAACAGGAACGAGCCCACACCCACACGTCTCATCTTGACGACATCCCATGTCGACGTGCCGATGAGCAGACATGAATCGAATCGGTAGTAGGGATTGACATATACGCGAGGGCCGTTCACGTCGCCCCACCATGCGCCATTGCTGGCTTTGGCGTAGTAATACGCGGCGTCGTACTTCGTCCATATGGCAGTCTTCGACTCGCCCGGATTCAGATTCCACCAGCCGTGCGTGGCCCAACCGCCGTACTCGCCACCGCAAGCATCCGAGTCCACCTGCATGACTGCGACGGAGACCGGCAGGCTGTAGTTGCTATGAAACGCTAACCAAGGCATCGGACTAGCTCCCTTGCTTGATCAATGGTGCGGGCCGACTCGAGGCTTCACGGAAAGGTGCGGGCACAGCCGCGCCCTCATGCGATGGCGCTTCTGGACTATTGGCCCGATGATCTTCCGTGGTGTGAGATTCGATATCACGTATGGCAGGAGCCTCTGTTGAAGCAACAGGCTTGCCTGAGTGAGCAGTAGTCATGAATTTCACCCTTCTTCCAATGTGGATTCATCATGGAATTGCGGTGATCGCCGTCAAATAGACCCGCATTCGCGATTGTTGGATGACTACAACCACGGACTTGTGGGCCCAATATCTGCGGTCCCCCGCGCCGCAATTGTGGGCCCGGCGGTCGCGGCGATACCTGCGTAGTGGACTACTCGAAATCCGACAAACCGCCCGAATGACCCAAACATCCACTGGGCGAGCAGGCTGCGACTGAAGGTTGATTCCCTTGGCGCAACGCCCATTTCACATCATCGCAATCATCTTGTGTGAGGTTTTGGACAACACCACTCAAAGTGACGGACATCTGCGGGAAGGATATGCGTGGAGGATGCTCGGATAGCCGGGACCACGGCTCTCGTTCAAGATCTCGCATGGCAGCTACGCGGCGCATGCCGCAACGCCAACCATGATCTGTTCTACGCTAACGACGACGAAAGGCCTATCGAGCGAAGGCTCCGGGAACAGCACGCCAGAGACGTGTGCCGAAGCTGCGCGGTAGCAACGCGCTGCCTTGCCTACGCGCTGGAGATCGAAGAACCACATGGGATGTGGGGTGGCATGTCGGAGGCCGAACGCCACCGGATTCGCCTGCGCGTCACCGCTCGAAGCTCAATAGGCCAGTAACCGGCGCACCGGGACTCAGTATTGGCGGCGCAGCGGACTGCTTTCAAAACCTCCAGAAGTGTTGCGGCGCAGCACTACCGTTATATGAGCTGATACCGAATCCACTGCTTGGCCACACGCCATGCGGACGAGGACGGGTCGATCAGATCGAAATGATCCAGATTGGCGAACTCGAAGTAGTCGACAGGGGTACCTGATGCTCTAGCGGCGGACACGTAATGCTGGGAGTGCTCGACCGGGACATTGACATCACGCAAGCCATGTATGAGGACATGCTGCCGCCGGTGCCCGAGATTGCCGATCGGCGATGCCGTCCGAACCTCACGTGGTGAAGACCCCGCGACTCCAAGGAATTCTGCCGCGGCCCCACCGCCGAGGTTCTCCCGCAATGCTCTGTCGACGTCACTGACCGGGGCTAAGGCGACAGCGAAGTCGGCCAATCCCGCCGCGAGGGCCAGAAGTGACAGATGGCCACCGGCGGAGTGTCCAACCGCAAGTGAGCGAACAAGGTCTGGCTCGGCCTGCCGGACAGCTGCTATCGCCGCCTTCACATCTTCGAACGTTTCGGGCCATCCGCCTCCACCACCGACCCTGCGGTACTCGATGTTCGCAACCAGAAAGCCGTCGGTGCACAGGTCACGGGCTATTGGTGCGGTGAGTTCAGCACTCAGGGCTTCACGCCAGAAGCCACCATGGATGACATGGACAAGGGCCGCCGCCGGCTCATCCGGCTCGAGAATGTCGACGTATTGGCTCGGGTGATCCCCATAGGTCAGTCGTCTGTGCTGTGGCATGGCTTCGCCCTCCTGAATCAGGTTCATGCGTATACGCATTAGCCAGAGTATCGGGACCGCCAAGAAGTCAACGGCTCCAAGGAAACTCTGTACTCGACACGGTCGCGTGGGGCCGCCAAGACTACGGCCCTCTCCACCCCTGGTGCGGTGGAATCGCTGATCGCCAGCTAGGCCGAGGGCGCTAAATATTCATGCCAGATATTCATGCCAACTTGCGCCAACGCTCAGACTGTGAAAGGTCTGTAGTGATCTTGTTTAGGTGTGACGTCCGCGACAGGGGTTGGGAGGAGCGGTGCTGGGACGGGTATTTGATCCGCGTAACAACGCACTTAACGCATGGCGGCTCGTCCTGGCTACCTCGGTGATTCTCTGGCACACCTGGCCCCTGACCGGCCACGAGATTCCGCCGAGGCCTATCACTCAATTGCTTTCGCAGGTTGGGGTGGACGGATTCTTCGCCGTATCGGGGTTCCTGATCACTTCGAGTTGGATGCGAAACCCGCAGCCGCGCAGTTACTTCACATCAAGGGCCTTGAGGATCCTCCCGGGATTGTGGGTATGTGTATTCATCACCGCGTTCGTCATCGCTCCACTCGGCGTATTGATTCAACGCGGCTCCGTCAGCGAACTGATGAAGTCCGGGGCGCCCGCCGCGTACGTGTTGAACAACGGGCTGATGAATGTGCTGTTCTATCCCGGCATCGCCGGCACCCCGAAAAACATTCCATGGCCCGGAGTATGGAACGGCTCGTTGTGGACGCTGGCGTTCGAGACGGGCTGCTACATCGTCGTCGCGCTGCTCGGGATTTCGAGTCTACTAAAGCACCGGTGGACCATCCCCACCGCATTTGTGTTAACCCTCACCGCTACAGCAGTTTTCGGCTTCCCGGCTTTCGCAATGTCCACCATTCCCCAGATGATTGCCCGATTCGCAGTCATGTTCGCGGCCGGGGCGTTGATCTATCAATACCAGGACAAGATCCCCGCCAAATGGTCGCTGGTCGCCCTGTCGCTGGGACTGCTATTGCTATCCGGGCTACTGCCCAACTACCGCGTTCTGGGAGCAATCCCCTTGGCATATCTGGTGATTGCCTCCGGCGCGCTATTGAAACGCCTGAACCTGCGCAATGACCTGTCCTACGGGGTGTACATCTACGCCTTTCCCATCCAACAGCTACTCGTCATCATGGGACTCGCAACATTGCGGGTGTTCCCGTTCTTCATCGTGGCGACCCTGGTGACACTGCCCCTGGCAGCAATGAGCTGGTTCGTTGTCGAGAAACGCGCGTTGGCACTCAAGAAACGGCTGCGCGTCAAAGCGGGTGCGGGGTGACCATGCTGCTAGCCGTTGGACGGTCCTCGGATGGCTGTCGTGTCGGCCTGGCGCCGCGTGCGGGCCGCACTCACCGAATTGAACAAATGTGCCTGGCTCCCCGAACCGACAGCCGTAACCGGCAGACCGCTTCAGCGCGAGAAAACCGGCCGATCCAACGCGATCGCCCGCACTTCGGCGGTCCACCGCCGCTGACCGACGCCACCTGCCACGACGGGCCACTTCTGCGTCGCACCGATTGATATCCCCTCAGCCATTCCTGGTCCTCAGAGACAAAAAATCCCAGGTCGTCTGACCTGGGATTATGGTGGAGCTAAGGGGACTCGAACCCCTGACCCCCACACTGCCAGTGTGGTGCGCTACCAGCTGCGCCATAGCCCCATTGTTTAGTTGCGTGCTCGGAAGAAGTTACACCACGGCGACGGGCTCTCAAAATCTCAGCGCTCAGGGCCGCCGACATCCTCTGCTACTTCCTGCATACTCCTTACCTGCGGTGACGCAAGTCTCCCCAGCGTCTCGGGTGCGAACACCCATGCCACGGCCGCTATCAGCGGCATCGCCCCACCCACCACGAACGCCCACCCGTAGGACGTGTGCTCGGCGATCGCCCCGGCGACGACGGGTCCAACCACCAGCCCGATATCGGACGTCATCTGGAAAGTGGCCAGCGCCGTGCCTGCCCTGCCCCTGCTGCCCACCACATCGGCCACCGCGGCCTGCTGCGGGGACGCGTACAAACCTGCTCCGATCCCGCCTATCAGTGAGAGCACGACAAGCACCGGCAGCGATGACACGAACCCCATCGCCACCACGGTGGACCCACACACCACCAGCCCGGCGACCACCAGTGGCTTGCGACCGATGTCATCGGACCACGACCCGGCCAAAAAGGCCGTAGATACGTCGCCGGCGGCGAATGCGGCGAATACCAGCCCGGCCGCGCCAGGACGCTGATGCAGCGCCTCGACCACCAACAGCGGGAGCAGTGCGCCACGAATCCCGAAAATCGCCCATCCGGCACTGAAATTCGACATCAGTGCCGCCAGAAA
It includes:
- a CDS encoding DUF1036 domain-containing protein, whose product is MPWLAFHSNYSLPVSVAVMQVDSDACGGEYGGWATHGWWNLNPGESKTAIWTKYDAAYYYAKASNGAWWGDVNGPRVYVNPYYRFDSCLLIGTSTWDVVKMRRVGVGSFLFNTHTVNLNP
- a CDS encoding WhiB family transcriptional regulator, with the translated sequence MEDARIAGTTALVQDLAWQLRGACRNANHDLFYANDDERPIERRLREQHARDVCRSCAVATRCLAYALEIEEPHGMWGGMSEAERHRIRLRVTARSSIGQ
- a CDS encoding alpha/beta hydrolase family protein, with the translated sequence MPQHRRLTYGDHPSQYVDILEPDEPAAALVHVIHGGFWREALSAELTAPIARDLCTDGFLVANIEYRRVGGGGGWPETFEDVKAAIAAVRQAEPDLVRSLAVGHSAGGHLSLLALAAGLADFAVALAPVSDVDRALRENLGGGAAAEFLGVAGSSPREVRTASPIGNLGHRRQHVLIHGLRDVNVPVEHSQHYVSAARASGTPVDYFEFANLDHFDLIDPSSSAWRVAKQWIRYQLI
- a CDS encoding acyltransferase family protein — encoded protein: MLGRVFDPRNNALNAWRLVLATSVILWHTWPLTGHEIPPRPITQLLSQVGVDGFFAVSGFLITSSWMRNPQPRSYFTSRALRILPGLWVCVFITAFVIAPLGVLIQRGSVSELMKSGAPAAYVLNNGLMNVLFYPGIAGTPKNIPWPGVWNGSLWTLAFETGCYIVVALLGISSLLKHRWTIPTAFVLTLTATAVFGFPAFAMSTIPQMIARFAVMFAAGALIYQYQDKIPAKWSLVALSLGLLLLSGLLPNYRVLGAIPLAYLVIASGALLKRLNLRNDLSYGVYIYAFPIQQLLVIMGLATLRVFPFFIVATLVTLPLAAMSWFVVEKRALALKKRLRVKAGAG